Proteins from a single region of Macrobrachium nipponense isolate FS-2020 chromosome 11, ASM1510439v2, whole genome shotgun sequence:
- the LOC135208528 gene encoding histone H3.v1-like: MEKLKAGISGGLHIRQLKDASFDDALNPAELSAWLSLKSVIANFLANQRSSQYQKMVDELISFNLVRASTATAARRRSGPKIDVDDAYDEDDDGDDIDARDDEEEEEEEEEEEEEEEEESVRRRRICYATHHLFPFPISSIFLGESP, translated from the exons atGGAGAAACTTAAGGCAGGTATATCTGGTGGACTTCATATAAGGCAACTCAAGGACGCTagttttgatgatgcactgaatcccGCTGAACTCTCAGCCTGGTTGTCCCTTAAGTCAGTCATTGCAAACTTCCTTGCCAACCAGAGAAGTTCCCAGTATCAGAAGATGGTTGATGAGTTAATTTCCTTCAACTTGGTGCGCGCAT caacagcaacagcagccagGCGGAGGTCGGGCCCCAAGATTGATGTTGACGATGCATATGATGAGGACGATGACGGTGATGACATCGACGCCcgagatgatgaagaagaagaagaagaagaagaagaagaagaagaagaagaagaagaagaatcagtcCGGAGACGGAGAATATGCTATGCTACCCACCATCTCTTTCCTTTCCCAATATCATCCATTTTCTTGGGAGAAAGTCCTTGA